In Mesorhizobium shangrilense, the genomic stretch TTCCGGGGATAGGAGAAGATAAATATCTTAGTGAAGGATTGCATGTGATGGTCGGCAAATTATAGTCTGCGCAGGCAGAGGGAGGGCTCAATGGCAGAAAAAGAAGCGAGGTCTGGTGCAGACGCACTGGCTGGAAAAGAAGAAAAGAAATCTCAACCTAATCGAGAGATAGCAGGAAATATGCCTTACACTACGAGTGTGGGCGTTTTGAAAAGAGCCCTTCAGAAAATACCAGTCAGTGAACGACCACCAAAATTCAACAAGGATTTTCTAAATACTGTTTTTGAAATCACCGGGGGGAGTTCAATACCGGTGATACCTATCCTAAAGAGAGTCGGATTTCTGACGAGCGATGGAACGCCCACGAATTATTACTCTGAGTTTCAAACGAGTGGTGGCAAAGCGTCAGCCGCGCTTCACGCGTTGAAGACAGGTTTCGCCGAGATTTTTAAACGAAATCAATATGCTCATAAGGCCGATCGAGATAAGATCGTGGATACAATTGTCAGTATCACCGGCCTGACACGCACCGATAGAATTGTTGGATATATATACGGTACGTTCAGCGCGTTCCAAGAGTATGCGCAAGGCGCAGAAGAAGTGAAGCCTGTTCCGACGACGGGAGCGAATGGGTCCGATACAGCGACGCCTACGCAGGATCGCAGCGGAAGTCCTTTATTGAGTCTTAATGGTATTTCATATCATATTAATTTGGTGCTTCCGGCAACTACAAATATAGAAATATATAATACGATATTTAGGAGTATTAGAGAAAATTTAATCAAATGATCGACCTTCAGAGATTAGAGCTTTTCGTCTTAAAATGTGCCGTTATTCAGGCGGACGTGGAAAAATTTGGCCGAATCGACAATCCCATTGCGGGGTGGGACTCTTCTGTTTCTGATAGCGGATATGACGAGTATGTGTCTCAATTTTCCGAGGATAGCCGCTCAGGTGCTCGAAAAATGGCATCGTACTATGAATTATTCTATCTAATAGAAAATGACATTCGAAGAATAATCCACGAAACTTTGGAAGAGAGCCATGGGCGATCGTGGTGGGATGTTTGTGTTGATCAAGCAGTAAAGGATGAAGTTGAGAAGAATCGTAAGAGGGAGCTCGAACTGGCTCTTTCTATCCGATCTGAGCGAGAGATAGACTATACGACTTTTGGCCAGCTTGGCGACATAATCAGAAAAAATTGGACAAATTTCGCAGGCATTATGAGCAATCAACCGGCTCTATCAAGAGTTCTGCATCAGCTTAATGTTCTACGCGGCACGATCGCCCATTGCGGTTTTCTGGCCGAAGACGAAGTTGATCGTCTCCACCTGACAATCAAGGATTGGTTCCGCGTGATGGCGGGTCCGCGATAGCCCCCTCAAGCAAAATACTCCTGCAACGGCCTGACTTCCAGGCTCCCCGCCTTCAGCGCAGCAATCGCTTCCGCCACCGCCGCCGCGCCCGACAGCGTCGTGTAATACGGCACCTTCTGCATCAGCGTGGCGCGGCGGAGCGACTTGGAGTCCGATACCGCTTTCTGGCCATCAGTCGTGTTGAACACGATCTGCACCTGGCGGTTGCGGATGGCGTCTTCGATGTGAGGACGGCCTTCCAGCACCTTGTTGATCTTCTGGGCGTCGACGCCGTTTTCGGCGAGGAAGCGTTGCGTGCCGGAGGTGGCCAGCACCTTGAAGCCGAGGCCGGCGAGGCGCTTCACCGCCGGCAGGATGCCGGCCTTGTCCTCGTCGCGCACCGAGACGAACAGCGTGCCGGAACGCGGCAGGTCGACGCCGGCGCCCAGCTGGCTCTTGGCGAAGGCCAGCGCGAAGTCGCGGTCGAGGCCCATGACCTCGCCGGTCGAGCGCATTTCCGGCCCGAGCAATATGTCGACGCCGGGGAAGCGGGCGAAGGGGAACACCGCTTCCTTGACCGCGATGTGGCCGGGGTTGCGGGCATCGGGCAGCGGGCCGTAATGGGCGAAGGCGTCTTCCAGCTTCTCGCCGGCCATGATGCGGGCGGCGATCTTGGCGATGGGACGCCCGATGGTCTTGGCGACGAAGGGCACGGTGCGCGACGCGCGCGGGTTGACCTCCAGCACATAGACCGTGCCGTCCTTGATCGCGTACTGCACGTTCATCAACCCGCCGACATTGAGCGCGCGGGCAAGGGCCGCCGTCTGGCGCTCCAACTCGTCGACCAGTTCCGAAGGCAGCGAGTGAACGGGGAGCGAGCAGGCACTGTCACCCGAATGGATGCCGGCCTCTTCGATATGCTCCAGGATGCCGGAGACGAAGGTGTCCTTGCCGTCGCAGAGGCAGTCGACATCGACCTCGATGGCGCCCGACAGATAGGTGTCGAACAGCAGCGGGTTCTTGCCCAGCAGCGTGTTGATCTGGCCGGTCTTGTCGTTGGGATACTTTTGCTTGATGTCCTCCGGCACCAGGCCAGGAACGGTGTCGAGCAGATAGGATTGCAGCATGCCTTCACTGTGGATGATCTGCATGGCGCGGCCGCCCAGCACGTAGGAGGGGCGCACCACCAGCGGGAAGCCGAGCTCGCCGGCGACGAGGCGGGCCTGCTCGACCGAATAGGCGATGCCGTTCTTCGGCTGGCTGAGGCCGAGCTTGTGCAAGAGCTTCTGGAAGCGGTCGCGGTCTTCGGCGAGATCGATCATGTCGGGCGAGGTGCCGAGGATCGGAATGCCGGCCTTCTCCAGCGCGTCGGCGAGCTTCAGCGGCGTCTGGCCGCCGAACTGGACGATGACGCCGACCAGTTCGCCCGATGTCTGTTCGACGCGCAGGATCTCCAGCACGTCTTCCGCCGTCAGCGACTCGAAATAGAGCCGGTCGGAGGTGTCGTAGTCGGTCGAGACCGTCTCCGGATTGCAGTTGATCATGATCGCTTCATAGCCGGCGTCGCGTAGCGCGAAGGCGGCGTGGCAGCAGCAATAGTCGAACTCGATGCCCTGGCCGATGCGGTTGGGGCCGCCGCCGAGGATGACGACCTTTTTCCGCGATGACACCTGCGCCTCGTCGGCCAGCGCGCCGGCGAACGGCACTTCATAGGTCGAGTACATATAGGCGGTGGGCGAGGCGAATTCGGCGGCGCAAGTGTCGATGCGCTTGAAGACCGGATGAACGTCGAGCTTGTCGCGGATTTTCGCAATCACGTCGGCGTCGGTCTTCGTCAGCGACGCGAGGCGGGCGTCCGAAAAACCCATCGCCTTCAGCATGCGCAGGTTGACGGCATCTGCGGGGATGCCGTGCTCGCGGATGCGGGCTTCCATGGCGACGATGCCGGCGATCTGTTCGAGGAACCACGGGTCGATCTTGCACATGGCGTGCACGTCTTCCAGCGAGGTGCCCATGCGGATCGCCTGCGCCACCATGCGCAGCCGGTCCGGCGTCGGCGTGCCGAGTGCTGCGCGGATGGCATTGCGGTCATCGGCGTGGTTGGCGGTGGCGGCGCCGTAGCCGAGGCCGGGGATCTCGATCTCGTCCAATCCCGTCAGGCCGGTCTCCAGTCCACGCAGCGCCTTCTGCAGCGATTCCTGGAACGTGCGGCCGATGGCCATGACTTCGCCGACCGACTTCATCGCGGTGGTCAGAACCGGCTCGGCGCCGGGGAACTTTTCGAAGGCGAAACGCGGGATCTTCGTCACCACGTAATCGATCGACGGCTCGAAGGAGGCGGGCGTGGCGCCGCCGGTGATGTCGTTCTCCAGCTCGTCCAGCGTGTAGCCGACGGCGAGCTTCGCGGCGATCTTGGCGATCGGGAAACCGGTTGCCTTCGAAGCCAAGGCCGACGAGCGCGAGACGCGCGGGTTCATCTCGATGACGACGAGACGGCCATCGGCCGGGTTGACGGCGAACTGCACGTTGGAGCCGCCGGTCTCGACGCCGATCTCCCTGAGCACCGCGATCGAGGCGTTGCGCATCATCTGGTATTCCTTGTCGGTCAGCGTCAGCGCCGGCGCGACAGTGATGGAATCGCCGGTGTGCACGCCCATCGGGTCGATGTTCTCGATCGAGCAGACGATGATGCAATTGTCCGCCTTGTCGCGGACGACCTCCATCTCATACTCCTTCCAGCCGAGTACGCTCTCCTCGATCAGCACTTCGGTGGTCGGCGAGGCGTCGAGGCCGGACTGGACGATCTCGTAGAATTCGGCGCGGTTGTAGGCGATGCCGCCGCCGGTGCCGCCCATGGTGAAGGACGGGCGGATGATGGCGGGCAGGCCGACATGGTCGAGCGCCTGGGCGGCGATCGCCATGCCGTGGCTGATGTAGCGCTGCTTGCGGTCGCCTTCGCCGAGGTTCCAGCGGGTTTCCAGCGCGTCGAGCGCCGCGTCGAGATCAGCGGGAGCTTCGGCCTTGACGGCGGCGCGCTCGGCCTCGTGCATCTTGCGGTCGGTGTTCTTGACGTCGGTGGCGTTGGCCAGCGTCGACTTCGGCGTTTCGAGCCCGATCTTGTGCATCGCCTCGCGAAACAGCGCGCGGTCCTCGGCCTTGTCGATGGCCGTGGCGTCGGCGCCGATCATCTCGACATTGTAGCGGTCGAGCACGCCCATGCGGCGCAGCGACAAAGCGGTGTTGAGCGCGGTCTGGCCGCCCATCGTCGGCAGCAGCGCGTCGGGCCGTTCCTTGGCGATGATCTTGGCGACGACCTCAGGCGTGATCGGCTCGATATAGGTGGCGTCTGCCAGTTCCGGGTCGGTCATGATGGTGGCCGGGTTGGAATTGACCAGGATGACGCGGAAACCCTCTTCCTTCAGCGCCTTGCAGGCCTGAGTGCCGGAATAGTCGAACTCGCAGGCCTGGCCGATGACGATGGGGCCGGCCCCGATGATCAGGATCGACTTGATGTCAGTGCGTCTTGGCATGGCGAAGTTCCGTTTGGCGGGCGGCTTGCACAAAAAACCGGGACGGGAAGACCCGGCCGGTTGTGCTCGCGATTCTGGTATCAGGCTAGGTGGGCCTTATAGGGAAGAGTTTTGGCGGATGTAACCCCGAAAATGAGGGATTAGGCAGTAGGGCAGTAGGGCAGTAGGGCAGTAGGGCAGTAGGGCAGTAGGGATGGTCACTCCCGGCCCTTCACATACTGCCTTACTGCCCTACTGCCTTATTCCCCTTAACCCTCAATCCCCGAACGCCAGCGTGTCCGTGATCTCGAAGCGCTCGGAGACGCCGACGCGGATCATGCTCAGGCTGCCTTCGCGGGTGAAGCGGAAATCGCTGCGCGCGTTCGAGCCGGCGGGCATGCCGGCGTAGAAGGAGATGACGCGCGTGCCGCCATCCGGCCAGGTCACGGTGACGTCGGCCTTGTCGCCGCCATTGCGCACGACGCTGACCTCGCAGCGCGTCATCGGCTGGCCGACATAGCGGGCACAAGGAATCTCGCCGGTGGCATCGGGAGCGCGCGCCAGCGCCGTCGGCGGTTCGACACGCGCGACGGTTTGCGGGTCGATGGACTGCGGGTCCACGGTTTTCGGGTTTGTCGCCGGCGCCGCGCCTGCCAGTTCAGGACGTGGTGTCGGAACCGGAATTGCTGACGTGACAGGGGCTGCGGCATCGTCGGTGGGGTCGTTCGCTGCCGTCACGGCGGGCGTCGCATCGGCTGCTGGTGCGTTGGCTGCCGGGGCGTCGGATGCCTGGCCGTCGGCTGCCTGGGCCGGGCTCGGCGCCTGCCCGGTCTGGTCCGGCGGGACCTCGGCGGCCGCGTGATTGTCCTTCGCCGCGAAGGCCAGGCCGTAGGCATCCTGCATGGCGGCGCGGCCGATCGCGGCGGCGGAATTCACAGCGGTTTCCGCCGCGTGGTCGGCGCTGCCCAGCCGCGCCGCCAGATCGGGCGGCGGGGCAGGCGGGGGCTGTTGCGAAGCAGGCGGCGGCGTGGCTTCGGCCAAGGGGCTCGCGGGCCCGGTCGACGGAGCCGCGCTGGCCGTTGCAACGGTTTGCGACGCGCTGGTGGCGGGCTCGGCGGGCTTGTCGGTGGCGACCGCCGGCGCCACGACAGGATCCGTCAGAGGCGTGGCATCGGCGACAGGTGCGGGATTGGTCGGGATCAGGTAGCGGGCAGGGGCCCAGCCGCCCACCTTGGGATTGTCGACGTCCTCGACCTTGCACCATTGATGGCCGTTGACATCGTTGCAGCCGAGGTTCTTCACGCTGGAACCATTGGGCAGCCGCGCCTGAAGCCTGCCGATCGGTGATGCCGTGGCGCGGACATTCAGCATATCGTCAGGCGCAAGACCGCTGACAATCGAGATGACGAGCGGCGATTCCTCGGCGATGGCCGGCAGCGCCGTGAACAACACCGGGGCGGCAAGCAGCGCGTGCAACGTCGTTCGGAGCGTAACTGTGCGCCTCATCACCTGGCCGTGGGCGATAGATTTTCATCGAAGGCGCGCTCAGGCACCAAGGCGCCACCGCATGCCACGGCGGGTTTATAAGGGACGAAGCGGCGACATGTCACCCCGAAAATGCTTTGCCGGAGACCGGGAGTCCTGTCGCGGTTCAACGGGGCATGAAGCCGGTGCGCAGCGCATAGGCCCATTCCGGCCGTCCCGCCTGCTCGGCCTGGCGCGCCGCCGCCTCATGGTCGTAGTCGACGGCAACCGTCTCGAAACGGTCGGGATTGCCCGCTTCGCCCAGTGTAACGATACCGTAGCGTGCATGGGGCGAACCCTGTTCGGACACATGCGCCGGTGGCGTTGAATCGTCATAGGCCGGGCAGCCGATGCTGCCCGGATTGAAGATGACGGGACCGCCGGGCAAGCGGATCAATTCGCTGCGATGGCTGTGGCCGCACAGCACGATGCGGTAAATAGGGTCGAGATTTCCAAGCCGCCGCTGGATGGTGGCGATGGGCGCGCGTACCAGATGGCCATCGACCACCGCGTCGGTCAGGTATTTCTCATCGTGCTCGGGACGGGCGTGGAAGGCGATGACGCCAGGCGCGATCTCCAGCGTCAGCGGCTGGGCGAACAGGGCTTCGCGCTGCGCCTCTGTCAGCCGCTCCTGCGCGTAGCGGTCGGAAGGCCACATCTCGTCGTCGGCCGGGTCGGCGGCGACACGGCGGTCGTGGTTGCCACGCACCGTCGGCAGGGCGAGCGCTTCCAGACGCGCAAACGTCTCGCGTGGCCAGAGCGGGCCGGAGACGCTGTCGCCGAGATTGACGGTGAGGTCGGTGCCGCCGCGCTGCTTCAGGTCGCGCAGCACGGCTTCCAGCGCCAGTACATTGCCGTGGATATCAGCGAGAACGGCAATGCGCATGGAAGGCTCCTTGTCTTGAGTGGCTGAGCCTCGAACCGCGAAATGGCCGACGTTGCCCCCTTCTTTCGTAGCAAGGCCTTGAGATTTGTCGAGGGTGGGTATAGATAGGATACAATTAGTTAGTATGCTATCTATTATGTTGCTACCGATGACCACTGCCACACAGAGATTTGAGATCCTCGAGGAGACCGCGCGTGTCAGCCGCAAGATCCGCACCCTGTTCGACGCCAGGGTGCGCGAGCGCGGGCTGACGCTGGCGCGGGCCCGCACGCTGTTGCGCATCGCGCGTTGCGAGGCGGCCAATCAAAAGGAACTCGCCGACGAACTCGAGATCGAGACGGCAACGCTGGTGCGCATCATCGACGGGCTGGAGACACAAGGCCTGATCGAGCGGCACGAGGTCGAGGGCGACCGCCGCGCCAAGCAGGTCGTGCTGACCAGGGAAGGCGAGGCGCTGGCTGATGTCGTCGAACTCGTGGCTGCGCAGGTCGGCAGGGAAGTGCTGGCGGGCATCCCCAAGCACGAGCTTCGGTCGGCGCACGGCAGCCTGCGCAAGATGGCTGTCAACATCGAGAGCGCGGCCGGCCGTTTCGCCGAACTCGAGCCGGTGATTGGAAAATAGCGGTGTCAACCTTCGACACATCCGATCCCGAGGCGGTGCGGCGTCGTCGCGCCGCCAAACGCGCAACGGGCGACAACGACAATCGCGATGCGCCGGTTATTGTTGAAGAGCCGAAGGCCGATGTGGCGGAAGCGGGCGAGCCCCTCCAACCAACCCGCCAGCGCAGGCGCCGCCCCTGGCAGACACCGGTTGAACCGCCGGCCTCGCTGCCGGCACCGGCGCCCTATGTGCCCCGGCATCCGTTCGTGGCGCTCTGTTATGCCGCGACCTCGGTGATGATCGCCATCACCTATGGTCTGGGGCTGAATTTCGTCAATGCCAACCTTCTCCAGGTGTCCGGTGAATTCTCCGCCACCACCAACGAGGCGGTGTGGCTGACGGCAGCCTATATGGCGCCCAATGTCAGCCTGTCGCTGCTGCTGGTGAAGATCCGGGCGCAGTATGGCCTGAGGCAATTCGCCGAGCTCGCCATCGTCATCTTCATCGTCGTCAACGGGCTGCACCTGTTCACCCACGACCTCGGCACGGCGATCGTCGCCCGCTTCTTCGCTGGCGTTGCGGCGGCACCGATGTCGACGCTGAGCCTCCTCTATATCCTCGAATGTTTCCCGCCGGAACGGAAGATGACCATCGGCATGCCGATGGCCATGATCAATATCGGGCTGGGCTCGCCGATCGCCCGGCTGATCTCGCCGGCCCTGCTCGATCTCGGCGGCTGGCAGCCGATCTATCTGCTGGAAGTCGGCCTGGCGCTGATCAGCCTGGCGTTGATCTACACGCTGCCGCTGACCTCACCGCCCAAGGTCAAGGTGCTCGGCTTCATGGATGTCGTCAGCTACCTCTTCCTCGCCGTCGGCTTCGGCACGCTGGCCATCGTGCTGTCGGTCGGCCGCTACTATTGGTGGCTGGAGGCCCCGTGGCTGGGCTGGCTGCTGGTTGCCTCCATCGTCTGCCTCGTCACTGTGGCGGTGATCGAGCTCAACCGAAAATATCCGCTGCTCGACATCAAGTGGCTGTCGTCGCCGGAGATCCTGCATTTCGCCGGCGTGCTGCTGATGTTCCGCGTGTTGATGACCGAGCAGTCGAGTGGCATCAGCGGCTTCTTCCAGCAGGCCGGCCTGCTCAACGACCAGCAGACGACGCTCTATGCGATCATCCTCTGCGCCACCATCGCCGGCGGCGTTGCCTGCGCGGCGGTGCTGAAGCCGGGGCGGGAGCCGGCGATCCATGTCGTCGCGCTCTGCCTGATGGCGATCGGCGCCTTCATGGATTCGCGGCTGACCAGCCAGACGCGGCCCGAGCAGATGTATGTCAGCCAGGCGCTGATCGCGGTGGCGAGCTCCCTGTTCCTGGCGCCGGCCCTGGCGATGGGTTTCGTCAACGCGCTGAAGAAGGGCATGAACTACATGCTGAGCTTCGTCGTCGTCTTCCTGTTCACGCAGAGCATTGGCGGCCTGATCGGCTCGGCGATCTTCGGCACGCTCGTCATCCTGCGCGAAAAATTCCATTCGGCTGGTATCGTCGAGCATCTGGCGATGACCAATCCGGCGGTCGCCCAGCGAATTTCGCAGCTCGGTGGCGCCTATTCGCATGTGCTGACCGATCCGGTGCTGCGCCAGGCGGAAGGCGTCGCGCTGCTCGCCCAGCAGGCGACGCAGGAAGCCTATGCGCGCGCCTATGGCGACGTGTTCCTCTTGATCGCCATCGCCTCGGCCTTCGCCGTCGCGGTGCTCGTGCTGCGGATGGCATGGCGCCAGCTCGGCACTCTCCTGCGTTCCGCAGCAGTGGCGGCGTGACCAGAAATTCGGTGTAAAGTCAGATGTCCAAGATCCTCAAATCCTTCTCCACCTATCTTGCCCTTGCCGCCGGCATCGTCGGCGTGCTGGTCGTCCTCTATGCGTGGCAGCTGCCGCCCTTCGAGAGCAGCATCGAGCAGACCGACAATGCCTATGTGCGCGGCAACGTCACCATGCTCAGTCCGCAGGTGGCCGGCTATGTGGCTGAGGTGCCGGTGACCGATTATGCCGATGTGAAGAAGGGCGATCTGATCGTGCGCATCGACGACAAGCCCTATGCCCAGAAACTGGAGCAGGCGCGCGCCACGTTGGCCAGCAAGAGTGCGGCGCTGTCGGCCTCCGACCAGGCCGAGGCGGCCAGCCGCGCGCAGATCACGCTGGCCGAGGCCGGCATCGCCAGCGCCAAGGCGGCCGATGATCTGGCGCGCGCCAATCTCAGGCGCGGCGAGCAACTGATCGCCAAGGGATTTTCGACGCAAAGCGATGTCGACGTGGTGCGCAATGCCGTCAGCCAGTCGGATGCCGCCATGCGCGAGGCCGATGCCAGGCTCGAAGTCGCCAGGCAAGCGCTTGCCCAGACGCTGGTCAGCCGCCAATCCCTGCATGCCGATGTCGACCAGGCACAGGCTGCGGTGCGGTTGGCCGAGATCGACTTGGCGAACACGCGTATCGTGGCGCCGGAAGACGGCACGCTGGGCACCGTCGGCGCCTCGTTCGGCGCCTACGTCACGGCCGGTTCGCAACTCACCAGCCTGGTGCCGGAGCGCAAATGGGTGATCGCCAATTTCAAGGAGACGCAGGTCGCGCTGCTCAAGGTCGGCCAGCCTGCCAGCTTCCGCGTCGATGCGCTGAACCGCGCCGAGATACGCGGCCACATCACACGGTTCTCGCCGGCGGCCGGATCGGAATTCGCCGTCATCAAGGCCGACAATTCGAGCGGCAATTTCACCAAGGTGGCGCAGCGCATCCCCGTGCGCATCGAGATCGACGAAGGCCAGGACCTCGCTGCGATGCTGGCTCCCGGCATGTCGGTGATCGTCAGCGTCGACACGGATGCCGCGCCGAGCAGGCTGTAGCCATATTAGTCAGGGCATCAGCGGTTTCGGAGGGGCGGGAATTCAGGCAGGGATTTCGATGTCGTGTCCGCCGACCGCCGGCAGCGCCGGATCATCGCCGGCTGCCGCGATAACGCTGTCGAGCAGGCCCGGGAAGCGGGCGTCGAGATCGGCGCGGCGCAGCGTGATCATCCGGTTTGTACCGACCACTTCGGCGCGGGTGACGCCGGCCTCGCGCAATTTGGCCAGGTGATAGCTCAGATTGGTCTTTGAGCCGAGATCGAGGAACTGGCTGCAGTTCAGCGGCACGCCTTCCTTGCTGGCGAGATAGCGCACGATGGCGAGCCGCGTCGGGTCGCCGAGCACGCCAAGCACGATCGGCAGGCTGATCTGGTCCGTATTGGGGTGGGGCAAGGTCATGCCTGGAAACTAAGCACAGTTCGAGCCGATTTCAACGCATCTGTCCTGCTGTGGGCGTGCACACTGTTTCTCCCGTTTGGTGATTGCCGACCGACCGTGGCGACCGCCCGTGCTGACACAGGGCTGTCAGGAGGGTTCAGCTATTTTCCCCTGGCTTCATTGACATCATGCCCTGCTATGTCCAATTGTTCAATAACTTTTGAACTAAGGACACCCGCAATGGACAAGCGCCTCTTCTGGCTTGCGCTCGGATCGTTCACGATCTCGACCGAAGGCTTCGTCATCTCCAGCCTGCTGCCCGACATCGCCAGGGATGCCGGCATCTCCATTCCTCTGGCCGGCACGCTGATCACCGCCTTTGCGCTCGCCTATGCCGTGGGTACGCCCATCCTGGCGACGCTGACCGGCGAATGGGACCGGCGCCGCGTCATCCTGTGGACGCTGGTGTTCTTCGTCGTCGGCAACGTTGTCGCCGCCATGAGTTCTTCCTTCGAAGTGCTGTTGATCGCACGCATCATCATGGCGCTGTCATCCGGCCTGTTCGCCGCGACCGCGCAGGGCACAGCCGTGGCACTCGTCGATGATCATCACCGCGCCCGCGCCATTGCCGTCGTGGTCGGCGGCACCACGGTGGCCGTGGCCGTCGGCGCGCCGATCGGGGCGCTGGTCGCGGCCTTTGCCGGCTGGCGCGGCACCTTCTATGCCATCGCTGGCCTTGGCGCGCTGGCTGGCGCTATCCTCTGGTACCGGCTGCCGCGTGGCATCGTCGGCACCAAGCTGCCGCTGAAGCGCAGGCTGGCGGCCGCCATGCGTCCGGGCGTTATGCCGATCCTTTTCACGACATTGCTGGCGCTGACCGGCGCCTTCACCGTCTTTGCCTATGTCGCGCCGCTGGCCATCGAGGGCGGCGGGCTGAGCGAGATCGCACTGCCCGGCATGCTCTTGGCCTTCGGCGTCGGCGCGGTCATCGGCAATATTGCCGGCGGCCAGGCAGCCGACCGTTTCGGCGCCACCCGCACGGTCGGCTGGTCGCTGGCGCTGAGCGCCACCATGCTGGTCATGCTGTCGGTCATCCCGACATTCCTGCCGCAGCATATCGCCGGCCCGGCGCTGATGGCGATGATGGTGCCGTGGGGCATCGTCGGCTGGGCGTTCCCGCCGGCGCAAGCCAGCCGCATCATCAAGCTGGCACCTGATGCGGCCCCCATCGTGCTGTCGCTCAACGGCTCGGCGCTTTATCTCGGCGTGGCGCTGGGCGCGGTGGTCGGCGGTGGCGTGCTGCGCTACGGCCTACCGGCCGACCTTGGCCTGATCGCCGCCGCTTTCCCGTTGATCGGGCTCGGCATCGTGCTGGCCGGGCGGATGCTGGCCAGGCCCGTCGCCATGCCTGCCGAATAGGCTCTGTATGTAACGCCGGCCTGACGCTTCAGGGCGTGGTCGGCAGGTCGAAATCCAGCGCGGCGATATCATCGAGCACCGCGCGCAACCTTGCCGCCTTTTCCTTGCCCACCACGTCCTCGAAACGCTGTTGAGCGACGTGCCACAGCTTCATCGCTTCCTCGAGCTTGGCTAGGCCTTGCGGCGTCAGCCGCACCCGCTTGATGCGGCGGTCGGTCGGGTCGGCGAAGGTCTCGACATAGCCGTCGCGGATCAAAGGCTTCAGCGTGTGGCCAAGCGCCGACAGGTCCATGACCAGGGCCGCGGCAATGGCTGACATGGCCGGCTCGTCGCCGATATGGATCTGGTAGAGCAGG encodes the following:
- a CDS encoding MFS transporter, which gives rise to MSTFDTSDPEAVRRRRAAKRATGDNDNRDAPVIVEEPKADVAEAGEPLQPTRQRRRRPWQTPVEPPASLPAPAPYVPRHPFVALCYAATSVMIAITYGLGLNFVNANLLQVSGEFSATTNEAVWLTAAYMAPNVSLSLLLVKIRAQYGLRQFAELAIVIFIVVNGLHLFTHDLGTAIVARFFAGVAAAPMSTLSLLYILECFPPERKMTIGMPMAMINIGLGSPIARLISPALLDLGGWQPIYLLEVGLALISLALIYTLPLTSPPKVKVLGFMDVVSYLFLAVGFGTLAIVLSVGRYYWWLEAPWLGWLLVASIVCLVTVAVIELNRKYPLLDIKWLSSPEILHFAGVLLMFRVLMTEQSSGISGFFQQAGLLNDQQTTLYAIILCATIAGGVACAAVLKPGREPAIHVVALCLMAIGAFMDSRLTSQTRPEQMYVSQALIAVASSLFLAPALAMGFVNALKKGMNYMLSFVVVFLFTQSIGGLIGSAIFGTLVILREKFHSAGIVEHLAMTNPAVAQRISQLGGAYSHVLTDPVLRQAEGVALLAQQATQEAYARAYGDVFLLIAIASAFAVAVLVLRMAWRQLGTLLRSAAVAA
- a CDS encoding HlyD family secretion protein, with protein sequence MSKILKSFSTYLALAAGIVGVLVVLYAWQLPPFESSIEQTDNAYVRGNVTMLSPQVAGYVAEVPVTDYADVKKGDLIVRIDDKPYAQKLEQARATLASKSAALSASDQAEAASRAQITLAEAGIASAKAADDLARANLRRGEQLIAKGFSTQSDVDVVRNAVSQSDAAMREADARLEVARQALAQTLVSRQSLHADVDQAQAAVRLAEIDLANTRIVAPEDGTLGTVGASFGAYVTAGSQLTSLVPERKWVIANFKETQVALLKVGQPASFRVDALNRAEIRGHITRFSPAAGSEFAVIKADNSSGNFTKVAQRIPVRIEIDEGQDLAAMLAPGMSVIVSVDTDAAPSRL
- a CDS encoding ArsR/SmtB family transcription factor, yielding MTLPHPNTDQISLPIVLGVLGDPTRLAIVRYLASKEGVPLNCSQFLDLGSKTNLSYHLAKLREAGVTRAEVVGTNRMITLRRADLDARFPGLLDSVIAAAGDDPALPAVGGHDIEIPA
- a CDS encoding MFS transporter, whose product is MDKRLFWLALGSFTISTEGFVISSLLPDIARDAGISIPLAGTLITAFALAYAVGTPILATLTGEWDRRRVILWTLVFFVVGNVVAAMSSSFEVLLIARIIMALSSGLFAATAQGTAVALVDDHHRARAIAVVVGGTTVAVAVGAPIGALVAAFAGWRGTFYAIAGLGALAGAILWYRLPRGIVGTKLPLKRRLAAAMRPGVMPILFTTLLALTGAFTVFAYVAPLAIEGGGLSEIALPGMLLAFGVGAVIGNIAGGQAADRFGATRTVGWSLALSATMLVMLSVIPTFLPQHIAGPALMAMMVPWGIVGWAFPPAQASRIIKLAPDAAPIVLSLNGSALYLGVALGAVVGGGVLRYGLPADLGLIAAAFPLIGLGIVLAGRMLARPVAMPAE
- a CDS encoding MarR family winged helix-turn-helix transcriptional regulator — translated: MSKDTLPGLTACNYAMLRRATRKLGQFYDDVQAPSGLKATQQGLLYQIHIGDEPAMSAIAAALVMDLSALGHTLKPLIRDGYVETFADPTDRRIKRVRLTPQGLAKLEEAMKLWHVAQQRFEDVVGKEKAARLRAVLDDIAALDFDLPTTP